A genome region from Oenanthe melanoleuca isolate GR-GAL-2019-014 chromosome 2, OMel1.0, whole genome shotgun sequence includes the following:
- the GDF6 gene encoding growth/differentiation factor 6 — protein MNARRALLSAALLASLLWDLPCCLPASLPASSELAASSRGGRSRRVPRSPRENRPRQGGHAMDRALPRAEPHEYMLSLFRTYSIAEKLGINASFFQSSKSANTITSFVDRGRDDLSPAPLRRQQYVFDVSTLSETEELVGAELRLFRRAPRGRPPPAAPPHAQLSACLSPRPLDSRALAPSAGWEVFDVRQALREQRPRQRLCLELRASAARGPRRWLDLRGLGFARRPRPPQERALLVVFTRARRRSLLGELRAELGAAPPPPPAARRPPARRQRRTAFASRHGKRHGKKARLRCSKKPLHVNFKELGWDDWIIAPLEYEAHHCEGVCDFPLRSHLEPTNHAIIQTLMNSMDPGSTPPSCCVPTKLTPISILYIDAGNNVVYKQYEDMVVESCGCR, from the exons ATGAATGCACGCCGGGCCCTGCTCTCCGCCGCCTTGCTCGCCAGCCTCCTCTGGGATTTACCTTGCTGCCTCCCGgcttctctccctgcctcctcGGAGCTCGCCGCCTCCTCCAGAGGTGGTCGCAGCCGCAGAGTGCCGCGGTCCCCACGGGAGAACCGCCCGCGGCAAGGGGGACACGCCATGGACCGGGCGCTCCCACGGGCGGAACCCCACGAGTACATGCTGTCTCTGTTCAGGACTTACTCTATCGCGGAGAAACTGGGCATCAACGCCAGCTTTTTTCAGTCGTCCAAATCCGCCAACACCATCACTAGTTTTGTAGACAGGGGACGAG ACGATCTCTCGCCCGCTCCCTTGAGGCGGCAGCAGTATGTGTTTGATGTGTCGACCCTCTCGGAGACGGAGGAGCTGGTGGGGGCCGAGCTGCGGCTGTTCCGCCGGGCCCCCCgcggccgcccgccgcccgccgcgccgccgcaCGCCCAGCTCTCCGCCTGCCTCTCGCCGCGCCCGCTGGACTCCCGCGCCCTGGCCCCGTCCGCCGGCTGGGAGGTGTTCGACGTGCGGCAGGCCCTGCGGGAGCAGCGGCCCCGGCAGcggctgtgcctggagctgcgCGCCTCGGCGGCCCGCGGCCCGCGGCGCTGGCTCGACCTGCGCGGCCTGGGCTTcgcgcggcggccgcggccgcctcAGGAGCGGGCGCTGCTGGTGGTCTTCACCCGGGCCCGGCGGCGGAGCCTCCTCGGGGAGCTGCGCGCCGAGCtgggcgcggccccgccgccgccgcccgccgcccgccgcccgccggcccGGCGCCAGCGCCGCACCGCCTTCGCCAGCCGGCACGGCAAGCGGCACGGCAAGAAGGCCCGGCTGCGCTGCAGCAAGAAGCCGCTGCACGTCAACTTcaaggagctgggctgggacgaCTGGATCATCGCCCCGCTGGAATACGAGGCCCACCACTGCGAGGGGGTCTGCGACTTCCCGCTGCGCTCGCACCTGGAGCCCACGAACCACGCCATCATCCAGACCCTCATGAACTCCATGGACCCCGGCTCCACGCCGCCCAGCTGCTGCGTGCCCACCAAACTGACCCCCATCAGCATCCTCTACATCGACGCGGGCAACAACGTTGTGTACAAGCAGTACGAGGACATGGTGGTGGAGTCGTGCGGCTGCAGGTAG